From Microbacterium rhizosphaerae:
CCCCTTGTAGACGCGGGGGAGCAGGCGCAGCAGGTGCAGGCGGCCGCCGGGACGCACGAGGGTCACGTCGAGGAGGCCGTCGGCGGGATCGGCGTCCGGGCAGATCGGGATGCCGCCCCCGTACGTGCGCCCGTTGCCGACCGTCGCCATCACGAGGTCGCCCGAGAGCGTCTCCTGGGTTCCGTCGGCCAGCTCCAGGTCGAGGCGGAACGGCACGCCGTGCAGCTGCAGGAACTCGATGAGGATCGCGATCGTGTAGCGCGATCCGCCGCGCGGCCACCGCATGGCGTTGGCGCGATCGTTGACGCGCGAGTCGAAGCCGCTCGCGAGCACGGTGCCGAAAAGCTGCGCGCTGCCGTCGCCGCGCGTCACGCGCGCGAGGTCGACGTGGCGTGTGGCGCCGGCGACGATGGCGTCGGCAGCGGCATCCAGGTCGAGTTCGCGGAGGCCTGCGACCGCGGCCATGTCGTTGCCCGTGCCGATGGGGATGATCCCGAGCGGGATGCCTGTTCCCGCCACCTCCTGGATGGCCAGGTGCACCGTGCCGTCTCCGCCCGCGACGACGACAGCCGTCGCATCCAGGTCGAGCGCGGCGCGCAGCAGGCGCGTGGACTCGGCCGCACTGCCGCCGCTGACCATCGCGACCTCGAGGCCGCCGGCGCGCAGCCGCTCGGCCGCCCGCTCGGCCGGCGCCACGCCGCCGCCGGAGCGCGCCGCCGGATTGGCGACGAGCGCGACGGTCACGACAGGCCCTCGGCCGCCCCCGCCGACACGTCGCGAACGTCCGCATCCTGCGGCGGAGGCACGACATCGGAGATGTCTCGCGCGGCGGCGGGCGGGGCGAGGAGGAGCGCGCCGGGGTTCATGATCCCGCTCGGGTCGAGAGTCGCCTTGACGGCCTCGAGCACGCGCACGCCGAGGGGGCCGATCTCGGACTCCAGGTAGGGGCGATGATCGCGCCCCACGGCGTGGTGGTGGGTGATCGTGCCGCCGGCCGCCACGATGGCGCGGGTCGCCGCATCCTTCGCCCGCCTCCACTGCGGGCCCGGCTCGGCCGTGAGCGCGGCGATGACGGTGAAGTACAGCGACGCGCCGGCCGGGTAGATATGCGAGATGTGGCACATGACGATCGGCTTCGTGCCCTCCGCGGAGAGGGACTCGTCGAGCGCCCGGGTCACCGCATGCTTCAGCGCCGTGAGGCCGGCCCACGTGGTCGCCGTCTCGAGCGTCTCGGCGAGCACCCCGATGTCGAGAAGCGGGTCGCGCAGCGCGGGGGCGGCGAACCGGCCCCGCTCCCAGGAGCGCGCGGGCCCAGGACCGCGATCCCTGCCGTGGTGCTGCGCGAAGACCGCGGCCGTCGCGTCGCGCACCGCTCGCGCCTCCCGTTTCGTCGCGCCCTCGAAGGTCGCGACGGCGAGGCATCCGCGCAGGCGCGACACGTGACCGCCGAGCGCCGCGTTGATGCGCGTCTCGACGCGGTCGCTGAGCCGCACGACGGCGGGATGGATGCCGCGCTGCGCCAGCGCGCGCAACGCCTGCGCGCCGTCCGCGAAGTCGCGGAACCGCCACGCGCCGTAGAGGGTCGCGGCCGGCATCCGTCGCACCCGCAGCGTCACCTCCGTGATGACTCCGAACGCCCCCTCCGATCCGAGCAGGAGCTCCCGCAGGTCGGGACCCGCGGCGCTCGCCGGAGCCCGTCCCAGCTCGAGGTCGCCCGCCGGGGTCGCGGCCCGCAGGGCGTGCACGAGCTCGTCGAACCGCCCGTAGCCGCTGGACGCCTGGCCGCTCGAGCGGGTGGCCGCGAAGCCGCCGAGCGATGCGTACCGGAAGCTCTGCGGGAAGTGTCCGAGTGTGCAGCCGTGCGCGGCGAGCAGCTCCTCGGCCTGGGGGCCGGTGGTGCCCGCGCCGAACGTCGCGAGCAGCGACGTCTCATCGAACGAGAGGAGTCCGGCGGTGCGCACGAGGTCGAGCGCGACCACGGCCCGGTGCGCCCCTGCCTGGGGCTCGACGCCTCCGACGACGCTCGTCCCACCGCCGAAGGGGACGACGGCGATGCCGCGCGCGTCGCAGATCCGCAGCACCGCGGCGACCTCGGCGTGAGATGCCGGCAGCACGATCGCATCGGGCGCCGGCTGCACCAGCTCGCTGCGGCGCGCGAGCAGGTCGGGCGTGCTCTTCCCGCCGAGGTGCAGCGCCCGGGACGCGGCATCCGTCGCCGTCACGGCGGCCTCCCGCAGCGCCTCGAGATCCGTTTCGTCCAGGCGTGACGGCGTGAGTGCCGGGGAGGCGACGCGGGGGACGGGATGGGGCTCACCCGGCAGGACGCGCCCGGCGATGAAGCGGGCGACCGCAGGAAGGCGCCGCGCGTCGGATGCGTCGCCCCACACGTCCCACGTCATCCGGGGGCGGGCGGTGGGAAGCTCGGGCGGCGTCGTCGCGACCATGGGCACAGTATGGCAAACTCGCGCCGTGACCCGTGCGCCCAGGCTCCTCGGACGGACGCCGTGCTCGACCGCCCTGAACGCGCGCCGCCGCGCGCGTGAGCTCGCGGCCCTGGGCGACCGTCCGAGCGTCGACGTCGTCATCATCGGCGGCGGCGTCACGGGCGCCGGACTGGCGCTGGATGCCGCTTCTCGCGGCCTTCGAACCGTGCTCGTCGAGGCGCACGACCTCGCGTTCGGCACGAGCCGCTGGAGCTCCAAGCTCGTGCACGGCGGCCTCCGCTATCTCGCGAGCGGGCAGGTCGGCATCGCCTACGAGAGCGCGTTCGAGCGGCACCTGCTCATGACCCGCATCGCGCCGCACCTCACGCGGCCGCTCGCGCAGGTGATGCCGCTGTACGCCCCCGGGCACATCGCCCGCGGCGCGTACATCGGGTTCGGGTACGAGCTGGGCGATGGCCTGCGCCGCATGACGCGGACTCCGGGGAGCGTCCTCGCCGCGCCGGGTCCGCTCACGCGGTCCGAGCTGGTGCGGCTCGCTCCCGCAGTGCGCCGCGAGGACCTGCGCGGCGGCGTGCGGGGCTGGGACGGCCAGCTGTTCGACGACGCGCGACTCGTCGTCGCCATCGCGCGGACCGCCGCCGGGTACGGCGCATCCGTCCTGACGAGGGCGCGGGCGATCCGCGCGGCCGGCGACCGCGTCGTGGTGCGGGACGAGCTCGGCGGCGGGGAGCTCGAGCTGCGGGCGCGCGCGGTCGTCAACGCCACCGGGGTGTGGGCGGGGGAGGTCGACCCGGACGTGCACCTGCGGCCGAGTCGCGGCACGCACCTCGTCGTCGAGACGGCGCGCCTGGGCTGGTCGGACGTGTCGCTCACCGCACCGCTTCCCGGCTCGTCGAGCCGCTTCGTGTTCACGCTCCCTGCGGCGCACGGCCGCACGTACATCGGCCTCACCGACGTCCCGGCGGACGGGCCGCTGCCCGATGTCCCGCAGGCGACGGATGACGAGATCGACCAGCTGCTCGGCGTGATCGGCACTGTGCTCGCCGCGCCCCTCACGCGCTCCGACGTCGTCGCGACGTTCGCAGGGCTGCGCCCGCTGCTCACCGGGCCGTCCCACGGCGACGAGACGAGCGACCTCTCGCGCCGGCACGCGATCGTCGAATCCGGCTCCGGTCTCCTGTCGGTCGTCGGCGGCAAGCTCACGACCTACCGCCGCATGGCGCAGGACGGCATCGACGCCGTGGCGGCGCGCCTGCGCGACGTGCCCGCGTCGCAGACCCACTCGCTCCCGCTCGTGGGCGCGTGGCCGCGGGAGCGTCTCGACGAGGTCGCGGCATCCCCTCGACTCGTGCGGCGCTACGGCGCGGAGGCGCCGTTCGCGGCCGGCCTGCCCGACGGTCCTGGCGCGGCGCGCGGCGTCACGGCGCAGGAGCTGCAGTGGGGCGTCGAGGTGGAGGGCGCTCTCACGGTCGACGACCTGCTGGATCGCCGCACCCGGCTGGGGCTCGTCGTGGCCGATCGCGAGGCGTCGACGGATGCCGCGGCATCCGCCTTCGAGCGCGCCGGGGTCGGGCCCGCCTGAGGCGCGTCGCGTGTCGGAGGGCCGCCGCATACTGGGCCGTGTGACTCGCGAGCGCGCCCACGGAATCGGCGTCCTGCAGGGAACGGCGCTGTACGTCGCCGCGATCCTCGGCAGCGGCCTGCTCGTGCTGCCCGGGCTGGCGGCCCGTGCCGCGGGTCCGGCATCCGTCCTGGCGGTCTGCGCCGTGATCCTGCTCGCCGTCCCGCTCGCGGGCACCTTCGCCGCGCTCGCGTCCCGATACCCCGATCCAGGCGGAGTGGCGAACTACGTGCGGCGCGCCATCGGGCCGACCGCCGCACGGGCGACCGGCTACTGGTTCTACTTCGGGGTCGCGGCGGGCTTTCCCGTCCTGGTCCTGCTCGGCGGCGACTACGTCACGGCCATCGCGGGGATCGCGCCGTCCGCGGCTCCCGTCGTCGGGCTCGCGATCCTCATCCCGCCGTTCGCGATCAACATGCTCGGCGTGCGCACGGCCGGGTGGGTGCAGTTCGTCCTGACCGGCACCCTGACGGCGATCGTCGTGTTCGTGGTGGCCGCGGCGGTCCGCGCTGTGGAGCCGGCGCGGTTCGCGCCGTTCCTCCCGCACGGGTGGGCCGGCGTCGGCACGGCGATCAGCCTGTTCGTGTGGGCCTTCGCCGGGTGGGAGGTCGGCACGCACATCTCGGGCGAGTTCCGCGACCCGCGCAGGGCCATCCCGATCGCCACCGCCATCGCGCTCGCGATCCCGGGCGCCGCGTACGTCCTGCTCCAGATCGTCACCGTCGGCGTGCTGGGCGGCACCGGCGGGGGCGGGACGGTGCCGCTCGTGACCCTGGCGGCCGACGCGGCGCCGGGCGTCGGGCCCGTCGTCGTCGGCGCTGCGGCGGGCATCGTCTCGCTGGGCGTGCTCAACTCGTATCTCGCGGCGTTCGGAAAGCTCGGAGCATCCCTCGCCGTCGCACGCGATCTGCCTCACGTCCTCGCCCCCGGTGCGGAGGCGGGCGGCGTGCCGCGGCGCGCACTGCTCCTGACGTTCTGCATCGCCCTCGCCTACATCGCCGCGGCGGTCGCGACCGGTGGAGACCTGCAGACGTTCATCCTGATCCACACCGGCAACATGGTCTCGATCTACACGGCGGGCATGATCGCGGCCCTGCGGATCCTGCCTCGGCGCACGCCCGGCTGGTACATGGCGCTCGTGGCCGCGGTGCTCTCGATCGCGCTGCTCGTGCTGAACATCGCACATCTCGCGCCGGCGATCATCCTCGCCCTCGCAGCCGTCGGGGTGACCCTGTGGCGCAGATGGCGTCGGCGGCACCGCACCCGACGTGCGGAGGCGGCGCACAGCCTGAGCTGAGCGCCGCGCGCGGTCGCCGAGGTCACACCCCGGCTGACGTCCGTCAGAGCGTGAGGGTCGCGTGCAGGATGCCGGCGGACTCCGCGGCGTGCACCTTCGGGGAGCCGGTCGCGGTCGATGCCATCGGCGGACGCGAGATGACACGGATGCTGCGGCCCCCGAGCTCCGGGGCGACTTCGAGCGCGATGAACGGCCACGCGCCCTGGTTCTCGGGCTCGTCCTGCATCCACACGAGCTCCGCGTTCGGGTACTGCCCGAGCACCCGGTTGAGCTCGGCGACGGGGGCCGGGTAGAACTGCTCGAGGCGGACGAGGGCGATCTCGGCGTTCGGGTTCTTGTCGAGCTCGGCGCGGAGGTCCCAGTACGGCTTGCCCGCAGTGAGCACGACGCGGCGGACTGCATCCTTCACGACGCCGCGGTCGTCGTCGAGCACCGGCTCGAAGCGGCCCGACGTGAAGTGCGACACCGGGCTCGTCGCCCCGCGCAGGCGCAGCATCGCCTTCGGCGTGAAGACGACGAGCGGGCGGCGCGGGCGCGAGTACGCCTGGCGGCGCAGCAGGTGGAAGTACGAGGCGGGCGTCGAGGGGCGCGCGACGCTCATGTTGTCCTGGGCGGACAGCTGCAGGTAGCGCTCGATACGCGCCGACGAGTGGTCGGGTCCCTGACCTTCGTATCCGTGCGGCAGGAGGAGGACGACGCTCGACTGCTGCCCCCATTTCTGGTCGGCAGACGAGAGGTACTCGTCCACGACCGACTGCGCGCCGTTCGCGAAGTCGCCGAACTGGGCCTCCCACAGCACGAGGGCGTCGGGACGCTCGACCGAGTAGCCGTACTCGAAGGCCATCGCCGCGTACTCGCTGAGGAGCGAGTCGTACACGAAGAACCGACCCTGGTTGTCGGACAGGTTCGCCAGCGGCAGCCACTCCTGGCCGTTCGCGCGGTCGTGCAAGACGGCGTGGCGCTGGACGAATGTGCCGCGGCGGGAGTCCTGTCCGGCCAGACGCACGTTGGTTCCCTCGACGAGGAGGGAGCCGAAGGCGAGCAGCTCGCCGAAGGCCCAGTCGATGCCGCCGTTGCGGCTCATGTCGTAGCGCTTGTCGAGCAGCTGCTGCAGCTTGGGGTGGACCGTGAAGCCGTCGGGCTTGTTGACGAACGCGTCGCCGACGAGGTTGACCACCTCGGCCGGCACGCCGGTCGTCTCGGGCTCGCCGACCACGGGGGACAGATACGCTTCGGCGTTCACCACCGGCGATGCGCCGGTCTCGGCCTCGTGCGTCTCGGCGAACGCGACCTCCAGGCGGCCCTGGAAGTCTCCCTTCGCCCGGTCGTACTCCTCCTCGGTGATGTCGCCGCGGCCGACGAGAGCCTCGGTGTACAGGCGGCGCACGGAGCGCTTGGCCTCGATGAGGTTCGTCATGAGGGGCTGCGTCATCGACGGGTCGTCGCCCTCGTTGTGACCGCGGCGGCGGTAGCAGACGATGTCGATGACGACGTCGCGGTGGAACTTCTGGCGGTAGCGGAACGCGACCTCGGCGACATGGACGACGGCCTCCGGGTCGTCGCCGTTGACGTGGAAGATCGGCGCCTGGATCGTCTTGGCGACGTCGGTGGCGTACACCGAGGTGCGGCCGTCGACGGGAGTCGTCGTGAAGCCGACCTGGTTGTTGACGACGACGTGGATCGTGCCGCCCGTGCGGTAGCCGCGCAGCTGGGACATCTGCAGCGTCTCGACGACGACGCCCTGGCCGGCGAAGGCGGCCTCGCCGTGCACCAGGATCGGCAGCCACGTGAAGGTGCCGATGGGCTTGCGGTCCTGCTTGGCGCGGGTGATGCCCTCGAGCACCCCGTCGACGGTCTCGAGGTGCGACGGGTTCGCGGCGAGCAGGACGGGGAGCTCCTCGCCGCCGTCGGCGACGAACGTGCCCTCGGTGCCGAGGTGGTACTTCACGTCGCCCGAGCCGCTCTTGGAGCCGATGGCCACCGAGCCCTCGAACTCGCGGAAGATCTGGCTGTACGTCTTGCCGGCGATGTTCGTCAGCACGTTGAGGCGGCCGCGGTGCGCCATGCCGATCGCGGCGCCGTCCAGGCCCTCGGTCGCGGCGCCCTGCAGGATCTGGTCCAGCAGGGGGATGAGCGATTCGCCGCCCTCCAGGCTGAAGCGCTTCTGGCCGACGTACTTCGTCTGCAGGAACGTCTCGAACGCCTCGGCCTCGTTGAGCTTGCCGAGGATGCGCATCTGCTCGTCGTGGCCGGGCTTCTGGTACTTGACCTCGATGTTGTCCTGGAACCACTTGCGCTGGCCCGGATCCTGGATGTGCATGTACTCGATGCCGATCGTGCGGCAGTACGAGTCGCGCAGGACGCCCAGGATGTCGCGCAGCTTCATGACCCGCTTGCCGCCGAAGCCGCCGGTCACGAACTCGCGATCGAGGTCCCAGAACGTGAGGCCGTGCGTCTCGATCTCGAGGTCGGGGTGCATGCGCTGGCGATACTCGAGCGGGTCGATGTCCGCCATGAGGTGACCGCGGACGCGGTAGGAGTTGATGAGCTCCTGCACGCGCGCCGTCTTGTCGACGCGCTCGGCGATGTCGACGTGGATGTCCGCGTTCCACCGGATGGGCGCGTAGGGGATGCGCAGGGCAGCGAAGATGTCGTCGTAGAAGCCGCGCTGGCCGATGAGCAGCTCGTGCACCTTCTTCAGGAACTCGCCGGAGCCGGCGCCCTGGATGACGCGGTGGTCGTACGTGCTCGTCAGGGTGATCGTCTTGCCGATGCCGAGCTCGACGAGCGTCTTCTCGCTCGAGCCTTGGAACTCGGCGGGGTACTCGAGGGCGCCGGCGCCGACGATGCATCCCTGCCCCTTCATGAGGCGGGGGACCGAGTGGACCGTGCCGATGCCGCCGGGGTTGGTCAGCGAGATCGTCGTGCCCTGGAAGTCCGCGGCCGTCAGCTTGTTGGCGCGGGCGCGCCCGATGAGGTCCTCGTAGGAGGCGAGGTACTCGCCGAAGGTGAGGGTGTCGGCGCGCTTGATGCTCGGGACGAGGAGGGCGCGCGTGCCGTCCGGCTTCGGAAGGTCGATCGCGATGCCCAGGTTGATGTGCGCGGGGGCGACGACGGAAGGCTTGCCGTCGATCTCGGCATAGAAGACGTTCTGGCTCGGGAACTCCTTGATCGCCTGGATGAGGGCCCAGCCGATGAGGTGCGTGAAGCTGACCTTGCCGCCGCGTGTGCGCGCCATGTGGTTGTTGATGACGATGCGGTTGTCGATCATCAGCTTCGCCGGGACGGTCCGGACGCTGGTGGCGGTCGGGATGGTGAGCGACTCGTCCATGTTCGCGGCGAGCGTCTTCGGCATGCCGCGCAGGACGGTGACGACATCGTTCTCGGGGGATGCCTCGCCCACCGAGGGCTCGACCTTCGGCGCCTGCGCGGGGATCGGCTGCGGGGCGGCCGGACGGGCCGTGGTGCGCGCGACGGGCTGGGTGCCGATGACCGGGACGGGAGCCGTGACCGGGCGGGTGTCCGTCGCCGCAGGGGGCTGGGTGGTGCGCGGCGCGGGTGCCGCTGTCGCGGCCGTCGCGGCCGCCGCAGCGGCATCCTTGGAGATCTGTGCCGCGCCGTAGGATTCGAGGACCGGCCACCACTCCTTGTCGACCGCGTTCCGGTCCTTCGAGTACTGCTCGTAGAGCTCCTCCACGAGCCACTCGTTGGCTCCGAACTCTCCTTCGTTTGCGGTACCGGCGCCGGTCACCTGGCTCGACACAGTCGATCGCCTGCTTTCATCGGTGAGGATCGTGTTTGCGGACGCGTGCAGCGGCACGCGCGCGACTGTTAAGCCTAACCCAGTCTCCTCAGCCGATGTCCGGGCGTGTCGCGCTCCCAGGTATCGCCCGGCTCGGGCAGGACGGGAGACGGAGGAACCGCGATCACTAGGCTGGCAGCATGGAATTCTACGGCGACGAGCCCGAGGTCGACCTGACCTATTCCGACGTGTTCCTGGTTCCCCGCCGATCGGGCGTCGCGAGCCGGCTCGATGTCGATCTGTCGCCGGGCGACGGAAGCGGGGCGACCCTCCCGCTCGTCTCCGCGAACATGAACTCGGTCACCGGCGCCCGCCTCGCCGCGACGCTCGCCCGCCGCGGCGGCATGGGCGTCCTCCCGCAGGACATGCCGTTGCAGGAGCTGGATGCGGCGATCCGCTGGGTCAAGGATCAGCCGGTGTCCTGGGACACGCCGCTCGTGCTGCCGCCCCACGCGACCGTGGCGGACGCGGCCCGTCTCCTGCCGCCGATCGACGGCCACGGCGTCGTCGTCGCCGAGGCGTCGGCCGACGGCATCCGCATCGAGGACATCTCCGGAATCGTCCCCGCGGCGCGCCTCGGCACCGCCCTCTCCGACGCGCGCCTGGGCGACCTCGCGCACACCCGCCCGACGGCGATCGACGCCGATGACGTCGAGAGCGCCCGTCATGCGTTCGACCTCATCGTCGACAGTGACGCCGAGATGGTCTGCATCCTGCACCACGGCCTGCTCGTCGGCACGCTCTCGCGCCGCAGCGCCCTGCGCTCCACCCTGTACCGCCCTGCGGTGGACCGCTCGGGGCGACTCATCGTGGCCGCGGCCATCGGCATCAACGGTGACGTCGCCGCCAAGGCCCGTGCGCTCGCGGGCGCCGGCGTCGACGTGCTCGTCGTCGACACCGCGCACGGTCACCAGGAGGGGATGCTGCGCGCCCTGCGGGCCGTGGCCGACCTGGATCTCGGCATCCCGCTCGCTGCGGGCAACATCGTCACGGCCGAGGGCGTGCACGATCTGGTCACGGCGGGCGCCTCGATCCTCAAGGTCGGCGTCGGGCCGGGCGCCATGTGCACGACGCGCATGATGACCGCGGTCGGGCGGCCCCAATTCTCCGCGGTGCTCGAGACGGCCGAGGCCGCCCGCATCATGGGTGCGCACGTGTGGGCCGACGGGGGCGTGCGCTATCCGCGCGACGTCGCCCTCGCGCTCGCGGCCGGTGCCGCATCCGTCATGATCGGCTCCTGGTTCGCCGGCACGATCGAGGCCCCGGGCCTGCTGCAGACGGACGCGGCGGGACGCCTCTACAAGGAGTCGTGGGGCATGGCATCGACCAAGGCCGTGCACGAGCGGTTCGGCCGGCTCGATCCCTACGAGCTCGCGCGCAAGGAGCTGTTCGCCGAGGGCATCTCGTCGTCGAAGATCTACCTCGACCCGCTGCGGCCGGGCCTGGAGGACCTCATCGACATGATCACGTCGGGTGTGCGGTCCTCGTTCACGTACGCGGGAGCAGCGACGGTGCCCGAGTTCCACGAGCGCGCCCTCGTCGGGCTGCAGTCGGCCGCCGGCTACGAGGAGGGCAAGGCCCTCCCCGTGAGCTGGTAGCCCGCATCGCCGCACGGGGGGAAGGCCGGAGCCCGGCATCCACCCTCCCGTACAATGAATCGCACGATGGACGACCCGCCCAGTTGCAGACGCCCGCCCCACCGACCCGCCCCCCGATCGAGGGGGTGACGCGTGATGGACTACGTCATGCTGGGCGTGGGGCTGCTTCTGACAGTCGGCACGGGCCTGTTCGTGGCCAGCGAGTTCTCGCTCATCACACTCGATCGCGCCGACCTCGAGGCCCGCGAGGCGCGGGGTGAGACGCGGCTCGGGCTGACGATCCGCGCGCTGAAGTCCACCTCGACGCAGCTGTCGAGCGCGCAGCTCGGCATCACCCTCACGACGCTGCTCGCCGGCTACACGATGGAGCCGGCGATCTCGAGCCTCGTCCGTCCGCTGCTGGCGGGCGCCGGTCTCCAGGCCGCCGCCACACCCCTCTCGGTGTTCATCGGCGTCGCGGTCGCGACGATCCTGTCGATGATCCTCGGGGAGCTCGTGCCGAAGAACTTCGCGCTCGCGCTGCCGCGCGCCACGGCCAAGCTCGTCATGCCCTTCCAGGTCGGGTTCACGACCGTGTTCAAGCCGGCCGTCGCACTGCTCAACGGCAGTGCGAACGGCATCCTGCGGGGGATGGGCTTCGAGCCGAAGGAGGAGCTCTCCGGTGCGCGCACCGCCGAGGAGCTGTCGAGCCTCGTGCGCCGCTCCGCCAGTGCCGGCGTGCTGGAGGAGGACACCGCATCCCTCCTCGACCGCTCGCTGAACTTCGCCCGCCTCACGACGGCGGACGTCATGACCCCGCGACCGAGCATGCACGCGCTGCAGGCGGAGGACTCGGCCGACGACGTCGTGCAGCTGGCGCGCCGCACCGGTCACAGCCGGTTCCCCGTCTACGGCGAGTCGATGGACGACATCGTCGGCATCGTCCATCTGAAGGCCGCCGTCGGCGTCCCGCGCGAGCGGCGCCCGGACGTCCCGGCGGCGGCCCTCGCCACCGAGCCGCTGCGCGTGCCCGAGGCGGTGCACCTGGATGCCGTGATGTCCGAGCTGCGGGCCCGCGGCTATCAGATGGCCGTCGTGGTGGACGAGTACGGCGGCACCGCGGGCATCGTCACGCTCGAGGATCTCGTCGAGGAGATCGTCGGCGAGGTGCTGGACGAGCACGACCGTCGCAGCGCGGGAGTGGTGCGCGGCGAGGACTCGCTGACGTTCCCCGGCGATCTGCGGCCCGACGAGCTGCGGGACCGCGCCGGCGTGCGCGTGCCCGAGGGCGACGTCTACGACACCGTCGGCGGCTTCCTCATGAGCGTGCTCGAGCGCATCCCCATGGTCGGCGACGAGGTCGAGACCGACGGCGGCACGCTCAAGGTCGTGCGCATGGACGGGCGCCGTGTCGAACGGGTGGAGTTCACGCCCGCGCCCGCCGAGCCCCGGAACGGGGGCGACCGATGAGCGATTGGGCGGGAATCGTCTGGCTCGTGGTGCTGCTGATCGCCAACGGGTTC
This genomic window contains:
- a CDS encoding diacylglycerol kinase translates to MTVALVANPAARSGGGVAPAERAAERLRAGGLEVAMVSGGSAAESTRLLRAALDLDATAVVVAGGDGTVHLAIQEVAGTGIPLGIIPIGTGNDMAAVAGLRELDLDAAADAIVAGATRHVDLARVTRGDGSAQLFGTVLASGFDSRVNDRANAMRWPRGGSRYTIAILIEFLQLHGVPFRLDLELADGTQETLSGDLVMATVGNGRTYGGGIPICPDADPADGLLDVTLVRPGGRLHLLRLLPRVYKGTHTSLDEVSTRRVRSIRLDSPGVTAYADGDPIGELPLLVDVVPSALRLFVRA
- a CDS encoding FAD-binding oxidoreductase — encoded protein: MVATTPPELPTARPRMTWDVWGDASDARRLPAVARFIAGRVLPGEPHPVPRVASPALTPSRLDETDLEALREAAVTATDAASRALHLGGKSTPDLLARRSELVQPAPDAIVLPASHAEVAAVLRICDARGIAVVPFGGGTSVVGGVEPQAGAHRAVVALDLVRTAGLLSFDETSLLATFGAGTTGPQAEELLAAHGCTLGHFPQSFRYASLGGFAATRSSGQASSGYGRFDELVHALRAATPAGDLELGRAPASAAGPDLRELLLGSEGAFGVITEVTLRVRRMPAATLYGAWRFRDFADGAQALRALAQRGIHPAVVRLSDRVETRINAALGGHVSRLRGCLAVATFEGATKREARAVRDATAAVFAQHHGRDRGPGPARSWERGRFAAPALRDPLLDIGVLAETLETATTWAGLTALKHAVTRALDESLSAEGTKPIVMCHISHIYPAGASLYFTVIAALTAEPGPQWRRAKDAATRAIVAAGGTITHHHAVGRDHRPYLESEIGPLGVRVLEAVKATLDPSGIMNPGALLLAPPAAARDISDVVPPPQDADVRDVSAGAAEGLS
- a CDS encoding glycerol-3-phosphate dehydrogenase/oxidase; its protein translation is MTRAPRLLGRTPCSTALNARRRARELAALGDRPSVDVVIIGGGVTGAGLALDAASRGLRTVLVEAHDLAFGTSRWSSKLVHGGLRYLASGQVGIAYESAFERHLLMTRIAPHLTRPLAQVMPLYAPGHIARGAYIGFGYELGDGLRRMTRTPGSVLAAPGPLTRSELVRLAPAVRREDLRGGVRGWDGQLFDDARLVVAIARTAAGYGASVLTRARAIRAAGDRVVVRDELGGGELELRARAVVNATGVWAGEVDPDVHLRPSRGTHLVVETARLGWSDVSLTAPLPGSSSRFVFTLPAAHGRTYIGLTDVPADGPLPDVPQATDDEIDQLLGVIGTVLAAPLTRSDVVATFAGLRPLLTGPSHGDETSDLSRRHAIVESGSGLLSVVGGKLTTYRRMAQDGIDAVAARLRDVPASQTHSLPLVGAWPRERLDEVAASPRLVRRYGAEAPFAAGLPDGPGAARGVTAQELQWGVEVEGALTVDDLLDRRTRLGLVVADREASTDAAASAFERAGVGPA
- a CDS encoding APC family permease, which translates into the protein MTRERAHGIGVLQGTALYVAAILGSGLLVLPGLAARAAGPASVLAVCAVILLAVPLAGTFAALASRYPDPGGVANYVRRAIGPTAARATGYWFYFGVAAGFPVLVLLGGDYVTAIAGIAPSAAPVVGLAILIPPFAINMLGVRTAGWVQFVLTGTLTAIVVFVVAAAVRAVEPARFAPFLPHGWAGVGTAISLFVWAFAGWEVGTHISGEFRDPRRAIPIATAIALAIPGAAYVLLQIVTVGVLGGTGGGGTVPLVTLAADAAPGVGPVVVGAAAGIVSLGVLNSYLAAFGKLGASLAVARDLPHVLAPGAEAGGVPRRALLLTFCIALAYIAAAVATGGDLQTFILIHTGNMVSIYTAGMIAALRILPRRTPGWYMALVAAVLSIALLVLNIAHLAPAIILALAAVGVTLWRRWRRRHRTRRAEAAHSLS
- a CDS encoding multifunctional oxoglutarate decarboxylase/oxoglutarate dehydrogenase thiamine pyrophosphate-binding subunit/dihydrolipoyllysine-residue succinyltransferase subunit — protein: MSSQVTGAGTANEGEFGANEWLVEELYEQYSKDRNAVDKEWWPVLESYGAAQISKDAAAAAATAATAAPAPRTTQPPAATDTRPVTAPVPVIGTQPVARTTARPAAPQPIPAQAPKVEPSVGEASPENDVVTVLRGMPKTLAANMDESLTIPTATSVRTVPAKLMIDNRIVINNHMARTRGGKVSFTHLIGWALIQAIKEFPSQNVFYAEIDGKPSVVAPAHINLGIAIDLPKPDGTRALLVPSIKRADTLTFGEYLASYEDLIGRARANKLTAADFQGTTISLTNPGGIGTVHSVPRLMKGQGCIVGAGALEYPAEFQGSSEKTLVELGIGKTITLTSTYDHRVIQGAGSGEFLKKVHELLIGQRGFYDDIFAALRIPYAPIRWNADIHVDIAERVDKTARVQELINSYRVRGHLMADIDPLEYRQRMHPDLEIETHGLTFWDLDREFVTGGFGGKRVMKLRDILGVLRDSYCRTIGIEYMHIQDPGQRKWFQDNIEVKYQKPGHDEQMRILGKLNEAEAFETFLQTKYVGQKRFSLEGGESLIPLLDQILQGAATEGLDGAAIGMAHRGRLNVLTNIAGKTYSQIFREFEGSVAIGSKSGSGDVKYHLGTEGTFVADGGEELPVLLAANPSHLETVDGVLEGITRAKQDRKPIGTFTWLPILVHGEAAFAGQGVVVETLQMSQLRGYRTGGTIHVVVNNQVGFTTTPVDGRTSVYATDVAKTIQAPIFHVNGDDPEAVVHVAEVAFRYRQKFHRDVVIDIVCYRRRGHNEGDDPSMTQPLMTNLIEAKRSVRRLYTEALVGRGDITEEEYDRAKGDFQGRLEVAFAETHEAETGASPVVNAEAYLSPVVGEPETTGVPAEVVNLVGDAFVNKPDGFTVHPKLQQLLDKRYDMSRNGGIDWAFGELLAFGSLLVEGTNVRLAGQDSRRGTFVQRHAVLHDRANGQEWLPLANLSDNQGRFFVYDSLLSEYAAMAFEYGYSVERPDALVLWEAQFGDFANGAQSVVDEYLSSADQKWGQQSSVVLLLPHGYEGQGPDHSSARIERYLQLSAQDNMSVARPSTPASYFHLLRRQAYSRPRRPLVVFTPKAMLRLRGATSPVSHFTSGRFEPVLDDDRGVVKDAVRRVVLTAGKPYWDLRAELDKNPNAEIALVRLEQFYPAPVAELNRVLGQYPNAELVWMQDEPENQGAWPFIALEVAPELGGRSIRVISRPPMASTATGSPKVHAAESAGILHATLTL